The Lentzea guizhouensis genome contains a region encoding:
- a CDS encoding GOLPH3/VPS74 family protein has translation MLIVEDLALLLMDDESGTPAAAGTLYYAVGGAVLVELALGGLVEVADKKVVLTGAAPEDPLLAQACEKIAEKPRGVDSILLRIGADMWERVVDRLVERGMVRREEKRVLGLFRSTSLPAADTRHEEEVRQRIRAVLVDGETPDARTAALTALLSASGALPMLRPKLAWSGDVARRAKELERGNWGAEAVSTAVTRTAAAIAASTAAVTAAVVVTTVT, from the coding sequence GTGCTGATCGTCGAAGACCTCGCCCTGCTGCTGATGGACGACGAGTCCGGGACCCCGGCCGCCGCGGGCACCCTGTACTACGCCGTGGGTGGCGCGGTGCTGGTCGAGCTCGCCTTGGGAGGCCTGGTCGAGGTGGCGGACAAGAAGGTCGTGCTCACCGGCGCCGCGCCGGAGGACCCGCTGCTCGCCCAGGCGTGCGAGAAGATCGCCGAGAAGCCCCGCGGTGTCGACTCGATCCTGCTGCGGATCGGCGCCGACATGTGGGAGCGCGTGGTCGACCGCCTCGTCGAGCGCGGCATGGTCCGCCGGGAGGAGAAGCGGGTGCTGGGCCTGTTCCGCAGCACCTCGCTGCCCGCGGCGGACACCCGGCACGAGGAGGAGGTCCGCCAGCGGATCCGCGCCGTGCTGGTCGACGGCGAGACCCCGGACGCCCGCACCGCGGCACTGACCGCGCTGCTGTCGGCCAGCGGTGCGCTGCCGATGCTGCGGCCGAAGCTCGCGTGGTCCGGTGACGTCGCGCGGCGGGCGAAGGAGCTGGAGCGCGGCAACTGGGGTGCCGAGGCGGTGAGCACCGCGGTGACCAGGACGGCGGCCGCGATCGCCGCGTCCACGGCCGCCGTGACCGCCGCGGTCGTGGTGACCACGGTGACCTGA
- a CDS encoding DUF1963 domain-containing protein, giving the protein MSSALRDQVGAFRAKAAAHGFSADEVQRWAELARPVLRLTLHGGGPVVGRFGGPLLLPADVPDPGHPYVATLDLTALSAEDAGLPLPSDGHLLLFAFPEHDSWYADVGSAVFVPAGAAVVERDRDFSWHSSEDDYRELLDQYPQGELHATADVSLPHFCDESFSHDLWKPEWPPYEPELVELFRTARAGTGDRGTLQVGGYASEEVVDVHDPITSVIAQARRALQKGKVTGPVSEDAADWVLLADWHTDIDGWEGATVHWAVQRDDLVARRFDRVFTTRYWNP; this is encoded by the coding sequence GTGAGCTCCGCACTGCGAGACCAGGTGGGCGCCTTCCGCGCCAAGGCCGCCGCGCACGGGTTCTCCGCCGACGAGGTGCAGCGGTGGGCCGAACTGGCCCGCCCGGTACTCAGGCTGACGCTGCACGGCGGCGGACCCGTCGTGGGCCGGTTCGGCGGCCCGCTGCTGCTCCCCGCCGACGTGCCCGACCCCGGACACCCGTACGTCGCCACCCTCGACCTCACCGCGCTGTCCGCCGAGGACGCCGGTCTGCCGCTGCCTTCCGACGGGCACCTGCTGCTGTTCGCCTTCCCCGAGCACGACAGCTGGTACGCCGACGTCGGCAGCGCGGTCTTCGTGCCGGCGGGAGCCGCTGTCGTGGAACGGGACCGGGACTTCTCGTGGCACTCCAGCGAGGACGACTACCGCGAGCTGCTCGACCAGTACCCGCAGGGTGAGCTGCACGCGACGGCGGACGTGTCGCTGCCCCACTTCTGCGACGAGAGCTTCTCGCACGACCTGTGGAAGCCCGAATGGCCGCCCTACGAGCCGGAGTTGGTCGAGCTCTTCCGCACGGCCCGCGCCGGCACCGGCGACCGGGGCACGCTGCAGGTCGGCGGTTACGCCTCCGAAGAGGTCGTCGACGTCCACGACCCGATCACGTCCGTCATCGCCCAGGCCCGCCGCGCCCTGCAGAAGGGCAAGGTGACCGGCCCGGTCTCGGAGGACGCCGCCGACTGGGTGCTGCTCGCCGACTGGCACACCGACATCGACGGCTGGGAAGGCGCCACCGTGCACTGGGCGGTGCAGCGCGACGACCTGGTCGCCCGCCGGTTCGACCGGGTCTTCACCACGCGCTACTGGAACCCCTGA
- a CDS encoding response regulator transcription factor: MTTVVLADDEVLLRKAMAALLPMEGDITVLAEAEDGAQAVAATLEHRPDVLVIDLEMPGVDGLGAVAEIRKTLPDQVILMLTRHARPGVLRRALKLGVQGFVSKSAEPAHITSVIAALHSGRRWIDPDVSALAVADDCPLTDRELDVLRATREGYSVADIAVRLHLAEGTVRNYLSNAMQKTQTKTRHEAARYAREHDWL, translated from the coding sequence ATGACCACGGTGGTGCTGGCCGACGACGAAGTGCTGCTGCGCAAGGCGATGGCCGCGTTGCTGCCGATGGAGGGCGACATCACCGTGCTGGCCGAGGCGGAGGACGGCGCGCAGGCCGTCGCCGCCACCCTCGAGCACCGGCCGGACGTCCTCGTGATCGACCTGGAGATGCCCGGTGTGGACGGTCTGGGCGCGGTCGCCGAGATCCGGAAGACGTTGCCGGACCAGGTGATCCTCATGCTGACCAGGCACGCCCGCCCCGGCGTGCTGCGCAGGGCCCTGAAGCTCGGCGTGCAGGGGTTCGTCAGCAAGTCCGCCGAACCCGCCCACATCACCTCGGTGATCGCCGCCCTGCACAGCGGCAGGAGGTGGATCGACCCGGACGTCTCCGCGCTGGCCGTGGCCGACGACTGCCCGCTCACCGACCGCGAGCTCGACGTGCTGCGCGCGACCAGGGAGGGCTACTCGGTCGCCGACATCGCGGTCCGGCTCCACCTCGCGGAGGGCACGGTCCGCAACTACCTGTCCAACGCGATGCAGAAGACGCAGACCAAGACCCGGCACGAAGCTGCCAGGTACGCCCGAGAACACGACTGGCTGTAG